A stretch of Syntrophales bacterium DNA encodes these proteins:
- a CDS encoding sodium-translocating pyrophosphatase: protein MENLVNYGPLLAIIGLILAFFIYKYVMSFSPGNETMVNIMEKIHSGAMIFLKREYKIIAIFIAVVFVILFFALESRMSAVAFLAGALGSMLAGVLGMQAATYSNARTAQAAGEYGQAKALTVAFFGGSVMGLAVASLGLLGLGIFFYFFSEKNPVVINGFAMGASSIALFARVGGGIYTKAADVGSDLVGKVEAGIPEDDPRNPGVIADNVGDNVGDIAGMGADLYESYCGSVIAAIAIGATMGAQKLVWMQLPMLFIMAGLVCSIIGIGLFNFLKNMKPQSALSNSLYIAGILFIIASYFTVKNMTAGMSAEYLKESHMISALGPFWAILLGIVCGMLIGAITEYYTARGPIVKIAEAAQTGSATTIISGISIGFESVATPVFFIAIAIWLSHICAGLYGIAIAGVGMLGTVAMTMSVDSYGPIADNAGGIAEQAHMPPEVREITDGLDAVGNTTAAIGKGFAIGSAALTALAMFAAYTATVKTFPGFENFALNLNEAHVVTGMFLGGLVPCLIAAMTMTAVGDAAFEMINEIRRQWREIPGIMEGTTPPDTNACVDIATSAALKKMVVPGCSAVLAPILVGIFIGPEALGGFLAGATLTGVILGLFMANAGGAWDNAKKYIEKGHFGGKGSNAHKASVIGDTVGDPFKDTSGPSMNILIKLMAVVSLVTAPAIVALYKMIY from the coding sequence ATGGAAAATTTAGTAAATTACGGACCATTATTGGCAATTATCGGCTTAATATTAGCGTTTTTCATCTATAAATACGTTATGTCGTTTTCCCCGGGAAATGAAACGATGGTGAATATTATGGAAAAGATACACTCGGGCGCCATGATATTCTTGAAAAGGGAGTATAAAATTATAGCAATATTCATTGCCGTTGTCTTTGTCATACTCTTTTTCGCTCTGGAGTCAAGGATGTCAGCCGTGGCCTTTTTGGCGGGGGCACTCGGTTCGATGCTTGCGGGAGTTTTAGGGATGCAGGCGGCAACTTACTCCAATGCCAGGACAGCCCAGGCTGCTGGGGAATACGGCCAGGCTAAAGCCCTGACCGTAGCCTTCTTCGGCGGATCTGTAATGGGATTGGCGGTTGCCAGTCTCGGGTTGCTCGGACTTGGCATATTCTTCTATTTCTTTTCAGAAAAGAATCCTGTGGTAATCAACGGTTTCGCCATGGGCGCCTCCTCGATCGCGCTGTTCGCCCGTGTCGGCGGCGGCATTTATACCAAGGCAGCCGATGTGGGATCTGACTTGGTAGGAAAAGTCGAAGCGGGTATTCCCGAAGATGACCCGAGAAACCCGGGTGTTATCGCCGACAACGTCGGGGACAATGTGGGCGATATCGCCGGCATGGGCGCAGACCTCTATGAATCCTACTGCGGCTCTGTCATCGCGGCAATAGCGATAGGCGCGACAATGGGGGCACAAAAGCTGGTATGGATGCAACTGCCGATGCTCTTCATCATGGCAGGTCTTGTCTGTTCCATCATAGGAATCGGTCTCTTCAACTTCCTCAAAAACATGAAACCGCAATCCGCACTGAGCAACTCACTGTATATAGCGGGCATTCTGTTTATCATCGCCAGTTATTTCACCGTCAAGAATATGACCGCGGGGATGTCGGCAGAGTATCTGAAAGAATCACACATGATAAGTGCGTTGGGCCCGTTCTGGGCGATTCTGCTGGGTATCGTCTGCGGCATGTTGATAGGAGCCATTACAGAATACTATACCGCACGCGGACCTATCGTAAAAATAGCCGAGGCCGCACAGACAGGTTCTGCGACAACTATAATCAGCGGAATATCAATAGGCTTTGAAAGCGTCGCCACTCCTGTTTTCTTTATCGCCATTGCCATCTGGCTCTCCCATATCTGCGCCGGCCTTTACGGTATCGCGATCGCGGGTGTCGGAATGCTCGGAACAGTAGCAATGACAATGTCTGTAGACAGCTACGGCCCGATTGCCGATAACGCCGGTGGTATCGCGGAGCAGGCCCACATGCCGCCGGAAGTCAGAGAGATCACCGATGGTCTGGACGCCGTGGGTAACACAACCGCGGCCATAGGCAAGGGTTTCGCGATAGGTTCAGCGGCGCTGACCGCGCTGGCCATGTTTGCCGCTTACACGGCAACCGTAAAAACCTTTCCCGGTTTTGAAAATTTTGCCCTGAATCTGAACGAAGCACACGTGGTCACCGGTATGTTTTTAGGAGGACTGGTTCCGTGTCTGATCGCCGCCATGACGATGACGGCGGTGGGGGATGCCGCGTTTGAAATGATCAATGAGATCAGAAGGCAGTGGAGAGAGATCCCCGGCATTATGGAAGGCACAACGCCTCCGGATACCAACGCCTGTGTGGACATAGCCACCTCAGCGGCCCTGAAAAAGATGGTCGTCCCCGGTTGCTCCGCGGTACTGGCGCCCATTCTGGTTGGTATTTTCATCGGTCCCGAAGCCCTTGGCGGTTTTCTGGCGGGAGCAACGCTTACCGGCGTGATCTTAGGTCTTTTTATGGCCAATGCCGGCGGCGCCTGGGATAATGCCAAGAAGTATATAGAAAAGGGGCATTTTGGCGGCAAAGGTTCCAATGCCCATAAGGCGAGTGTCATCGGTGATACCGTTGGCGACCCCTTCAAGGATACATCCGGACCCTCCATGAACATCCTCATCAAACTGATGGCGGTTGTTTCACTGGTCACCGCCCCGGCCATCGTTGCTCTGTATAAAATGATTTATTAA
- the pth gene encoding aminoacyl-tRNA hydrolase — MKLIVGLGNPGIRYRFSRHNMGFLVLDALAKEQNIEIRQKKFDSCLGKGTLSGITVMMAKPQTFMNLSGAAIKKLLGYFKIDLSDLIVVHDDLDLPLNSIRIKEGGGHGGHKGLISIIDYLERSDFIRIRLGIGKPELKEMVEGYVLEHFTNDEMKILPDIITRACDAVVEVISSGTQPAMNQFNIRMNNNKNEEV; from the coding sequence GTGAAGCTGATTGTCGGGCTGGGAAATCCGGGTATCAGATACCGGTTCAGCAGACACAATATGGGATTTCTGGTCCTGGATGCGCTGGCAAAAGAACAGAACATTGAAATCCGCCAGAAGAAATTCGACTCCTGTTTGGGAAAAGGAACTCTTTCGGGCATAACTGTTATGATGGCCAAACCGCAGACATTTATGAATCTAAGTGGTGCAGCTATCAAGAAGCTCCTCGGATATTTTAAGATAGACCTTAGCGATTTGATAGTAGTACATGATGATCTGGATCTGCCATTAAACAGTATTAGGATAAAAGAAGGTGGAGGTCATGGAGGACATAAAGGATTAATATCCATAATCGACTACCTTGAGAGGTCGGATTTTATCAGGATCAGACTGGGTATCGGGAAACCAGAGCTTAAGGAGATGGTTGAAGGGTATGTCCTTGAACATTTTACTAACGACGAGATGAAGATTCTGCCGGATATTATCACAAGGGCATGTGACGCTGTGGTGGAGGTTATTTCATCTGGAACTCAGCCGGCCATGAATCAGTTCAATATCAGAATGAACAACAATAAAAACGAGGAGGTATAA
- a CDS encoding 50S ribosomal protein L25/general stress protein Ctc produces the protein METIELKAYTRNEFRKGSARRLRKQGLIPAVFYGATVKSIPLTVNSSELVKLLGTVKGESKFIKLTIEDDGDKVEKLSIIKDLQVNPISRNPLHADFYEIRMDHKIIMDIPIRLTGQSVGIEEGGDLQFSKRNLKVSALPSSIPDLIEVDISNLNIGDSVKVEDVVLGEDIEILDPPDVMIVAVVAERVAVLEVEEEEAEGELPEKGGEDSESEEGQSKETSE, from the coding sequence ATGGAAACAATAGAGTTAAAGGCTTATACCCGCAATGAATTTCGAAAGGGATCTGCCAGAAGATTGAGAAAGCAAGGTTTGATACCAGCGGTTTTTTATGGCGCTACAGTTAAATCGATTCCGCTGACTGTCAACTCTTCCGAGCTGGTGAAACTATTAGGAACAGTGAAGGGAGAGAGTAAATTTATTAAATTAACGATCGAAGACGATGGCGATAAAGTCGAAAAGCTGTCAATAATAAAAGACCTCCAGGTGAACCCGATAAGCAGGAACCCTCTACATGCCGATTTCTATGAAATCCGAATGGATCACAAGATAATAATGGATATTCCGATTCGTCTCACAGGACAATCTGTCGGCATAGAAGAGGGGGGAGATCTGCAATTCTCCAAGAGAAACCTGAAGGTATCCGCTCTACCCTCTTCAATTCCTGATCTCATTGAAGTTGATATCAGCAACCTGAATATAGGTGATTCAGTTAAGGTTGAGGATGTTGTCCTCGGGGAAGATATAGAAATCCTTGATCCCCCGGATGTAATGATAGTAGCGGTCGTTGCCGAAAGGGTCGCCGTATTAGAAGTTGAAGAGGAAGAAGCCGAAGGAGAATTGCCAGAAAAAGGTGGTGAAGACTCAGAATCAGAAGAGGGGCAGAGCAAAGAAACAAGTGAATAA
- a CDS encoding ribose-phosphate pyrophosphokinase yields the protein MFEKMRIFSGNSNSPLAEKICIALGVSVGKANVTTFSDGETRVEINENVRGMDVFIIQSTCPPVNDNCMELLILIDAMKRASADRITAVIPYYGYARQDRKVFPRAPITAKLVADLITTAGANRVLSMDLHAGQIQGFFNIPVDNLFATPVLLDYIKENYQDNMVIVSPDSGGVKRARAFGKRLGASIAIIDKRREGPNESQVVNIVGDVKDKRAVILDDMIDTAGTVVQTAKALKEEGATGVSVCCTHPVLSGPAIDNINGSNIEEVIVTDTIPLQEKAKSCKRIKVLSVSGLLSEAVRRIYYNDSVSSLFI from the coding sequence ATGTTTGAAAAAATGAGAATATTTTCCGGAAACTCTAATTCCCCTCTCGCAGAAAAGATATGCATAGCATTGGGAGTGTCCGTCGGAAAGGCAAATGTAACAACATTCAGTGATGGTGAAACGAGGGTAGAAATTAATGAAAACGTAAGGGGAATGGATGTCTTTATTATTCAATCAACCTGCCCGCCCGTGAATGACAATTGCATGGAGCTTTTAATCTTGATAGATGCCATGAAGAGAGCGTCCGCAGACAGAATAACGGCTGTCATCCCCTATTACGGTTATGCACGGCAAGACAGAAAAGTATTTCCCAGGGCACCGATTACGGCAAAGCTCGTTGCCGATTTAATAACCACTGCTGGTGCCAATCGTGTCCTTTCCATGGATCTCCATGCCGGTCAGATACAGGGGTTTTTCAATATCCCCGTTGACAATCTTTTCGCCACGCCCGTACTCCTGGATTATATTAAGGAAAATTACCAGGACAACATGGTTATCGTTTCGCCTGATTCCGGTGGTGTTAAAAGGGCTAGGGCATTTGGAAAAAGACTGGGGGCAAGTATTGCTATTATCGACAAGAGAAGAGAAGGTCCGAATGAATCGCAGGTCGTCAATATAGTCGGTGATGTTAAAGATAAGAGAGCAGTAATTCTTGATGATATGATTGATACCGCCGGAACCGTGGTACAGACAGCCAAAGCCCTCAAAGAGGAAGGAGCAACCGGGGTATCTGTCTGCTGTACCCATCCCGTTCTGTCGGGACCCGCAATAGACAATATTAATGGCTCCAACATTGAAGAGGTCATCGTGACCGATACCATCCCGCTGCAGGAAAAGGCAAAATCCTGCAAGCGGATTAAGGTTCTTTCTGTTTCCGGGCTTCTAAGCGAAGCAGTCAGAAGAATTTATTATAATGATTCTGTAAGTTCACTCTTTATATAG
- the ispE gene encoding 4-(cytidine 5'-diphospho)-2-C-methyl-D-erythritol kinase: protein MVTKRSPAKVNLHLRVLGRRENGYHDIVTLMQMISLYDEMDFFSREKGIVIKCPGTSLPENEDNIVYKAANFLFSQASSNPGIEIIIRKKIPIAAGLGGGSSNAATALVTLNDLMGFNYSKGELMKIGAKLGADVPFFVFNKTAWASGIGDQLQAVENIPQLWFVLVNPCFDISTKMVYETLNLRLTNKVKKFSIPRFNTVDDVVNKLHNDLEKVTLNLHPILKELKELLVACGALGSLMSGSGPTVFGIFADKKDALRAEEKLKAEVKWAVFGAHSIN, encoded by the coding sequence ATGGTAACAAAAAGGTCGCCGGCAAAGGTAAATCTTCACTTACGTGTGCTGGGAAGAAGGGAAAATGGCTATCATGATATAGTAACCCTGATGCAGATGATAAGTCTCTATGACGAAATGGATTTTTTTTCCAGGGAAAAGGGAATCGTGATAAAATGCCCGGGAACTTCCCTTCCCGAAAATGAGGATAACATCGTCTATAAGGCCGCAAATTTCCTTTTTTCTCAAGCGTCCTCCAATCCAGGCATAGAAATCATAATCAGAAAGAAGATACCGATAGCAGCAGGATTGGGTGGCGGAAGTTCAAACGCCGCTACTGCCCTTGTTACGTTAAATGATCTGATGGGATTCAATTACTCTAAAGGTGAATTAATGAAAATAGGGGCAAAACTCGGGGCCGATGTCCCTTTTTTTGTTTTTAATAAAACAGCATGGGCCTCCGGTATAGGCGACCAGCTTCAGGCTGTAGAAAATATCCCCCAACTGTGGTTCGTACTGGTAAACCCTTGCTTTGATATCTCAACAAAAATGGTTTATGAGACCCTCAATTTAAGATTGACAAACAAGGTGAAAAAGTTTAGTATCCCTCGTTTTAACACCGTAGACGACGTTGTAAATAAACTGCACAATGATCTGGAGAAGGTTACTTTAAACCTACATCCTATCCTGAAAGAATTAAAGGAACTCTTAGTTGCATGCGGGGCTCTTGGCTCATTGATGTCTGGAAGTGGACCAACAGTATTCGGGATATTCGCAGATAAAAAAGATGCACTAAGAGCGGAAGAGAAGCTCAAGGCAGAGGTAAAGTGGGCCGTATTCGGGGCACATTCTATCAATTGA
- a CDS encoding DUF1844 domain-containing protein, which translates to MGDETHEKDFIVKDKRTFDESGEIRQKEEKKPDQAEQASEDKDKSEGEEKEFLPEVNFSSFIFSLSTSVMYHFGDFPDPVSQKTEKNLSAAKQTIDILGMLKEKTEGNLDDNEKELLDGMLFELRMRYVKEKGN; encoded by the coding sequence ATGGGAGACGAGACGCACGAGAAGGATTTTATTGTTAAGGACAAACGAACATTTGATGAATCAGGAGAAATTCGACAGAAGGAAGAGAAAAAACCAGACCAGGCAGAGCAAGCCTCAGAAGATAAAGATAAAAGTGAAGGTGAAGAAAAGGAGTTTTTGCCTGAGGTGAATTTTTCAAGTTTTATTTTCTCTCTGAGTACTTCAGTAATGTATCATTTTGGAGATTTTCCTGATCCGGTATCTCAAAAGACAGAGAAGAATCTTTCTGCGGCAAAACAGACTATAGATATACTCGGTATGCTCAAAGAAAAAACAGAGGGCAACCTCGATGATAACGAGAAAGAATTGTTAGACGGTATGCTCTTTGAGTTGAGGATGAGGTATGTAAAAGAAAAGGGGAATTAA
- the htpX gene encoding zinc metalloprotease HtpX, whose amino-acid sequence MNAIRTGILLGALTGLLMLIGGYFGGQQGIIIAFILAMAMNFGSYWFSDRLVLRMYRAKEVSESEAPELYSLIKTLALRAGLPMPKVYIVPGDTPNAFATGRDEKHAVVAVTEGILRILDREELEGVLSHELTHIKNKDMLIGSIAATLAGAIIMLANMAKWTAIFGSFGGDDDEGGGFFGLIMMAILAPIAAMIIQMAISRSREYLADEGGARISGKPYGLASALEKLSRASKAIPMRANPSTAHMFIVNPLTGKSFVNLFSTHPPIEERVARLRRM is encoded by the coding sequence ATGAATGCAATCAGAACAGGCATACTTCTGGGTGCCCTAACCGGTCTTCTGATGCTGATAGGTGGGTACTTTGGCGGCCAGCAGGGAATAATAATTGCGTTTATTCTTGCGATGGCAATGAACTTTGGGAGTTATTGGTTCTCAGACAGGCTCGTATTGAGGATGTACCGCGCAAAAGAGGTTTCGGAAAGCGAAGCTCCCGAACTCTATTCCCTTATAAAAACCCTGGCATTAAGAGCCGGTCTCCCTATGCCTAAGGTCTATATTGTTCCAGGTGATACTCCAAATGCCTTTGCCACTGGAAGGGACGAGAAGCATGCCGTTGTGGCAGTAACGGAGGGAATTTTACGGATATTAGACCGGGAGGAGCTTGAAGGTGTTCTTTCCCACGAACTTACTCACATTAAGAACAAGGATATGCTGATAGGCTCCATCGCGGCAACACTGGCCGGCGCCATTATAATGCTGGCCAATATGGCCAAGTGGACGGCTATCTTTGGAAGCTTTGGAGGAGACGACGACGAAGGAGGCGGATTTTTTGGTCTCATAATGATGGCCATTCTGGCACCTATTGCAGCAATGATTATACAGATGGCTATATCCCGCTCACGTGAATATCTTGCCGACGAGGGGGGCGCCAGAATATCGGGCAAACCTTACGGCCTTGCCAGTGCCCTGGAAAAGCTGTCCCGGGCATCAAAAGCGATCCCCATGCGGGCGAATCCATCAACGGCTCATATGTTCATTGTGAATCCTCTGACGGGAAAATCATTTGTCAACCTCTTCAGTACCCACCCACCGATTGAAGAAAGAGTTGCGAGACTAAGAAGGATGTAG